One genomic window of Corticium candelabrum chromosome 21, ooCorCand1.1, whole genome shotgun sequence includes the following:
- the LOC134196902 gene encoding serine/threonine-protein kinase PAK 1-like: MSDDKSPAPPQRGVSMRADPTTGSPITSSMTAPQRPLPSAPSEDKKEKKSKSSKGGLFSSKKAEGKRPLISSPQNFEHTVHVGFDAHTGEFSGMPEAWAKLLMHSGITQAEKKKNPQAVIDVLKFYNADREPEEKYMTVSKKPSSQKPSITDPSIFQKPADQLEPVREAPEPPRHREVEAMKPPAIAPRPEMTKTKPSHFDTKSPGKDQPAAQMRGKKKQKMSDEEIISRLKQIVSVGDPKKRYTKFEKIGQGAAGTVYSAIEIATGNEVAIKQMNLQQQPKKELIINEILVMRDNKNKNIVNYLDSYLVTDELWVVMEYLAGGSLTDVVTETVMSEGQIAAVSRECLEALRFLHNSAVIHRDIKSDNVLLGMDGQVKLTDFGFCAQITPEQSKRSTMVGTPYWMAPEVVTRKAYGPKVDIWSLGIMAIEMIEGEPPYLNENPLRALYLIATNGTPEIQHPDRLSEDFRSFLACCLDMDVDKRYDAERLLKHPFLKKAAPLTSLTPLILAAREQQNKNR, from the exons ATGTCGGACGACAAAAGTCCCGCGCCACCACAGCGCGGCGTCTCGATGCGCGCAGACCCGACAACAGGCTCACCCATCACATCCTCCATGACGGCTCCGCAGAGACCTCTACCGAGCGCTCCAAGCGAAGATAAGAAAGAGAAAAAAAGCAAGAGCTCAAAAGGCGGTCTATTTTCGAGCAAAAAGGCAGAGG GAAAGCGGCCGCTCATCTCATCGCCGCAGAACTTCGAGCACACCGTGCACGTCGGTTTCGACGCGCATACTGGAGAGTTCTCG ggAATGCCTGAAGCATGGGCTAAGCTGTTGATGCATTCAGGAATAACGCAGGCTGAAAAGAAAAAGAATCCACAA GCCGTTATAGACGTTTTGAAATTCTACAATGCTGACAGAGAACCCGAAGAAAAATACATGACCGTTTCAAAGAAACCTT CCTCCCAGAAGCCATCCATTACTGACCCATCGATATTCCAGAAGCCGGCCGACCAATTAGAACCT GTAAGGGAAGCGCCGGAACCTCCTCGTCATCGAGAAGTTGAGGCGATGAAACCTCCGGCCATTGCTCCTAGACCAGAGATGACGAAGACGAAG CCATCTCATTTTGATACAAAATCACCAGGGAAAGATCAGCCAGCAG CTCAAATGAGAGggaaaaagaaacagaaaatgAGCGACGAAGAAATCATCAGTAGACTAA AGCAGATCGTTAGTGTAGGCGACCCCAAGAAACGTTACACGAAGTTTGAGAAGATCGGACAAGG TGCTGCCGGGACTGTGTATTCTGCTATTGAGATTGCAACAGGCAATGAG GTTGCAATCAAGCAGATGAACCTTCAACAGCAGCCGAAGAAG GAGCTGATCATCAATGAAATTCTCGTTATGAGagacaacaagaacaaaaacattgtgaactATCTGGACAGTTACCTTGTGACTGACGAGTTATGG GTTGTGATGGAATATCTTGCTGGCGGATCTTTAACTGACGTTGTCACTGAGACCGTAATGAGCGAAGGGCAGATCGCTGCAGTCAGCAGAGAG tgtctTGAGGCGTTGCGGTTTCTTCATAACAGTGCTGTGATTCATCGAGATATTAAGAGCGATAATGTCTTACTTGGAATGGATGGACAAGTCAAACTGA CTGACTTTGGATTTTGTGCTCAAATCACACCAGAGCAGTCGAAACGTTCGACAATGGTAGGCACACCATATTGGATGGCTCCGGAGGTCGTCACTCGCAAGGCATATGGACCTAAG GTTGATATCTGGAGTCTGGGCATTATGGCAATTGAAATGATCGAAGGAGAGCCTCCGTACTTAAATGAAAACCCACTTAGG GCTTTATATCTTATTGCAACGAATGGAACTCCTGAGATTCAACATCCCGATCGACTTTCTGAAGATTTCAGGAGTTTTCTTGCGTGTTGTTTAGATATGGATGTGGATAAGAGATATGACGCTGAAAGGTTGCTTAAA CATCCGTTCTTGAAAAAGGCAGCTCCTTTGACAAGCCTAACACCTCTCATATTAGCAGCACGAGAGCAACAGAACAAGAATCGCTGA
- the LOC134196776 gene encoding uncharacterized protein LOC134196776, producing the protein MALSATAPLFLITSVTQHLNMPDYVLVSGSLNRPNLHFSLDSSTSISSVFHLLASMLSSVKYSKDIPKTLIFCRSKDVLYRVYIHLVYSCSSITRGTVGQYHATMTLDGRSQHYGEFKCGKQRVMVATSAFGLGVDIDDISEVILFGLPDSGSELVQLAGRGGRDPLRLCLVRFVAHSQDRRLSVCNNEIVTLASNKVCLRRVLVYKILQSDEPLPDSDLCCSFCNASDERPHIFQPEVDCTLPLPPIPCRSAPLRSRRVVAGQRGALRKALLELRRTAGGTRYRMRGLDGVLSMLVIDKLVKKCNKIRSENDVRSLGVVRDFSLAVFKLIEFHIPCTIANISSDGTRSTSACRHVLGEITNH; encoded by the coding sequence ATGGctctctcagcaacagctccactTTTCCTTATTACTTCTGTAACCCAACATCTGAATATGCCTGACTATGTTCTAGTATCTGGATCTCTAAATCGTCCAAACTTACAtttttctttggattcatcCACCTCTATTTCGTCAGTCTTCCACTTGTTAGCTTCTATGTTGTCCTCTGTAAAGTATTCTAAAGATATTCCAAAAACTCTTATATTTTGCAGATCAAAGGATGTTTTGTATAGAGTGTATATTCATCttgtgtacagctgcagtagtaTAACCAGGGGTACAGTAGGACAATACCATGCCACAATGACACTTGACGGGCGATCTCAACACTATGGAGAATTCAAGTGTGGCAAGCAGCGAGTCATGGTAGCTACTAGTGCGTTTGGCCTTGGTgtggacattgatgacatcagtGAAGTTATTCTATTCGGTTTGCCAGACAGTGGATCTGAGCTTGTGCAGCTTGCTGGACGTGGAGGGAGAGATCCACTAAGGTTGTGCCTTGTTCGGTTTGTGGCACACTCTCAGGACCGTAGGCTGTCAGTGTGCAACAACGAAATTGTGACTCTTGCCTCAAATAAGGTCTGTTTGAGAAGAGTTCTTGTTTACAAGATTTTGCAGTCAGATGAGCCATTACCTGATAGTGATTTGTGCTGTTCCTTCTGCAATGCATCTGATGAGCGACCTCATATTTTTCAGCCAGAGGTGGATTGCACCTTACCACTTCCTCCTATTCCATGCAGATCTGCACCGTTGAGATCACGTCGTGTTGTTGCTGGTCAGAGAGGTGCTTTGAGGAAAGCACTACTTGAACTTAGAAGGACGGCAGGTGGCACAAGATACAGAATGAGAGGACTAGATGGGGTCTTATCCATGTTAGTGATTGATAAACTAGTAAAAAAATGTAATAAGATTCGATCAGAAAATGATGTTAGGTCACTAGGAGTTGTAAGGGACTTCAGTTTAGcagtttttaagttaattgagttTCACATTCCTTGCACTATAGCCAATATTAGTAGTGATGGTACAAGGAGCACTTCAGCTTGTAGACATGTTTTAGGAGAGATTACAAATCACTAG
- the LOC134196440 gene encoding uncharacterized protein LOC134196440, translating into MYPLIVIGILITANLLQFASCLSRSRPFYGTAPGHVQTRTEVNCTDPDRHVNMCSNPISSYLLLDIMYALGYFYTLYIFRYNEEEIESVETLITNIFRLNTAGTNNKIRPPKKTLRAILIFGIIWVLLQCVTNILVIVARILDCHVTAKGRVGFSTWIAVGGELPITVMYVLTVLVVLGFIGMDMMFLAVSANYGAQCEMLIFLFRCFNEKIQARAIPLEEAKKEYHRIGKYIDSLGKRFAVAMSLMEVIFIAQAVVSFISLYDVKNSATNGTTEKLFFTVGMSYVFLWFVIAMFPLTQAARLNSACNTTVQVLLDVCVFHYRDASQSDINLFISYMTLHSKQTKARLFYLPIYIGHIFGLLAVAFTVFVPLSELDIIKFRLW; encoded by the exons ATGTATCCTCTCATTGTAATTGGGATTTTAATAACGGCAAACTTACTGCAATTTGCATCTTGTCTAAGTCGATCTCGG CCATTCTATGGAACTGCTCCAGGACATGTACAAACCAGAACAGAAGTGAACTGCACTGATCCAGACAGACATGTCAACATGTGTTCGAATCCTATTTCATCCTACTTGTTGTTGGACATAATGTATGCTCTCGGTTACTTTTATACTCTTTATATCTTCCGTTATAACGAGGAGGAGATCGAGAGCGTGGAAACGTTGATAACAAAC ATATTTCGTCTGAATACTGCTgggacaaacaacaaaattagaCCACCAAAGAAAACACTGCG GGCAATTTTGATATTTGGAATTATTTGGGTGTTACTTCAGTGTGTCACCAATATTCTTGTCATTGTGGCTCGGATTCTGGATTGCCACGTAACTGCAAAAGGAAGAGTAGGCTTCAGTACGTGGATCGCGGTAGGAGGTGAATTGCC TATTACTGTCATGTATGTTTTGACCGTACTCGTTGTGCTTGGATTTATTGGCATGGACATGATGTTCCTGGCAGTGTCTGCCAACTATGGGGCACAATGTGAGATGCTAATCTTTCTATTTCGATGTTTTAATGAGAAAATTCAAGCGAGGGCCATCCCACTTGAGGAAGCCAAGAAG GAGTATCACCGAATTGGCAAGTACATAGACTCTTTGGGTAAACGCTTTGCGGTTGCGATGTCCCTAATGGAGGTGATCTTTATTGCACAAGCAGTTGTGT CATTCATTTCTTTGTATGATGTGAAGAACAGCGCCACAAACGGTACAACGGAAAAACTTTTCTTTACTGTGGGAATGTCGTATGTCTTTCTCTGGTTTGTAATCGCAATGTTTCCCCTAACtcag GCAGCTAGGCTAAACAGTGCTTGcaatactacagtacaagtgCTGTTGGATGTATGCGTTTTTCACTACCGGGATGCATCACAATCGGACATCAACTTGTTTATTTCATACATGACCTTACACAGTAAACAGACCAAG GCAAGACTGTTCTATTTGCCCATCTATATTGGCCATATTTTTGGTTTGCTGGCGGTTGCCTTTACTGTGTTCGTACCTCTGTCTGAGCTTGATATTATCAAGTTTAGACTCTGGTAG
- the LOC134196758 gene encoding uncharacterized protein LOC134196758, producing the protein MSREGNRQQVQPLLAKSSPPTHRSNARRDEDVSIATDPRTRTGSEVSGVSKGRLTSDVEELDYEPLELHDVGAGDPVDVAVKSSKRSVLQVYLLLLKLVRYCTGTIWSRGLFGRGQLSRSYLVPETV; encoded by the exons ATGAGTCGCGAAGGCAATCGTCAGCAG GTGCAGCCCCTTCTAGCGAAATCTAGCCCACCGACACATCGCTCAAATGCGAGGAGGGATGAAGACGTATCGATTGCGACTGACCCAAGAACTCGCACTGGGAGTGAGGTATCGGGTGTTTCGAAGGGACGTCTAACGAGCGACGTGGAAGAACTAGATTATGAGCCTttggagctgcatgacgtTGGAGCTGGCGACCCTGTTGACGTTGCTGTGAAGAGTAGCAAGAGATCTGTTCTTCAAGTCTATCTGTTGCTTCTGAAACTGGTTAGATattgtacagggactatttggtcgcgtggactatttggtcgcgggcaattatctcgctcctatttggttcccgaaaccgtttaa
- the LOC134196545 gene encoding hemagglutinin/amebocyte aggregation factor-like, with the protein MMNMSPPKTPTTFWLVVIVAVVTGIQGAKGASVSSNARSTGYVNYWDAPLAWDAPIGYAVVGVFSYHDNHREDRRWGFRYAKINNRAYYDGLQKLQVTNYDDYMWRECYHGYMITSFTSWHSNYREDRQWVFRCARVPKSSLSDCQWTREVNDYDRRLDYRTPADYVLTGVRSYHHNGREDRRFLFKICKLVLH; encoded by the exons ATGATGAACATGTCGCCACCAAAGACTCCAACTACTTTCTGGCTTGTGGTGATCGTGGCAGTTGTTACTGGAATACAAGGAGCAAAAG GAGCTTCTGTGAGCTCAAATGCTCGCTCTACCGGGTACGTCAACTACTGGGACGCGCCTCTTGCTTGGGATGCTCCAATCGGGTACGCGGTCGTTGGCGTGTTCAGCTATCACGACAACCACAGAGAGGACAGACGATGGGGATTTCGATACGCCAAGATCAACAATCGCGCCTACTACGACGGTCTCCAAAAACTGCAAGTGACCAACTACGACGACTACATGTGGCGCGAGTGCTACCACGGGTACATGATAACGTCATTCACCAGTTGGCATAGCAACTACCGCGAGGACAGGCAGTGGGTTTTTCGTTGCGCTCGAGTGCCTAAATCGTCTTTGAGTGATTGCCAATGGACAAGAGAAGTGAACGACTATGATAGGAGACTGGACTACAGAACTCCTGCCGACTATGTGCTAACCGGTGTGAGGTCCTATCATCACAACGGGAGGGAGGACCGTCGATTTCTCTTCAAGATATGCAAACTCGTTCTTCACTGA